In the genome of Leptospira noumeaensis, one region contains:
- a CDS encoding glycosyltransferase family 4 protein yields the protein MKVLIIVDDYLPKSVKVAGKMMHELALEFLHSGYDVTVVTPDPDRKESYIIDDLDGIKILRFRSGRIKNVSKPIRLINEILLSFRAVKALSHWLNANPHDFVVFYSPTIFWSGLVKYIKKIWKSPSYLILRDFFPQWVIDNGIIGKHSILAYLFRFYERKLYATADIIGIQSPANLKWFSETNPNLRNTQLLYNWASPLGDNKKMVPIDIRKKYNLSDRIIFFYGGNIGHAQDMKNLLILAERMLTFPKVQFLFLGAGDEFQLVLDTIKNKNLSNCLLLESVSQDVFTSILTQIDVGLFTLHPDHKTHNFPGKILGYMQVGVPILGAVNRGNDLKTVIEEGKAGFVSFAGDHETLYNNAVTLLDTNHRTTMGKNAIKLLDTTFSVNTTVKKIIHSLTKEKVFP from the coding sequence ATGAAAGTTCTCATCATTGTAGACGACTATTTACCAAAGAGCGTAAAGGTAGCTGGTAAAATGATGCATGAACTTGCCTTAGAGTTTTTACATTCTGGTTATGATGTCACTGTAGTGACTCCAGATCCAGATCGAAAAGAATCTTATATAATAGATGATCTAGATGGAATCAAAATACTTCGTTTCCGATCAGGAAGAATTAAAAATGTTTCAAAACCCATCCGACTAATCAATGAAATCCTATTGTCCTTTCGTGCGGTTAAGGCTTTATCACATTGGTTAAACGCAAATCCTCATGATTTCGTTGTATTTTATTCTCCCACTATTTTTTGGTCAGGGTTAGTTAAATATATAAAGAAAATTTGGAAATCTCCGTCTTACCTAATTCTCCGGGATTTTTTTCCACAATGGGTTATTGACAATGGAATCATTGGCAAACACTCTATACTCGCTTATTTATTCCGTTTTTACGAAAGAAAGTTGTATGCAACTGCTGACATAATTGGTATTCAATCCCCTGCCAACTTGAAATGGTTTTCAGAAACCAATCCAAACTTACGTAATACGCAACTATTATACAATTGGGCCTCTCCATTAGGAGATAACAAAAAAATGGTTCCAATTGATATTAGAAAAAAATACAATCTTAGTGATCGTATTATCTTCTTTTATGGTGGAAATATCGGTCATGCTCAGGATATGAAAAATCTTTTGATACTTGCGGAACGAATGTTAACTTTTCCTAAAGTACAATTTTTATTCCTTGGGGCAGGGGATGAGTTTCAATTAGTTCTAGATACGATTAAGAATAAGAACTTATCGAATTGCCTATTGTTAGAATCTGTGTCGCAGGATGTATTTACGTCTATACTGACTCAAATTGATGTAGGACTTTTTACTTTACATCCAGACCACAAAACGCATAACTTTCCAGGAAAAATTCTTGGATATATGCAAGTAGGTGTTCCGATTCTTGGTGCGGTGAATAGGGGAAATGATTTAAAAACTGTGATCGAAGAGGGAAAAGCAGGGTTTGTTTCTTTTGCAGGAGACCACGAAACTTTATACAATAATGCAGTTACCTTATTAGATACAAACCATCGCACAACGATGGGAAAAAATGCTATAAAACTTTTGGATACAACATTCTCAGTAAATACAACTGTAAAAAAAATCATTCATTCCTTAACAAAGGAAAAGGTATTTCCTTAA
- a CDS encoding O-antigen polymerase has protein sequence MLLITLFFYISIIIWLCLSGSRSIAIVLVLIWWGSWNTLSYLSISGLFVLSFNTQCMYFLFFSLFSFSYIAHERIFESNFAGDSNLTNNNDFYSILLWISICFVLPVQLFFASHTVYILKYIMPPATYRNDVFGLLTGSATVFFNSNTVALLHSLVIGPFQYILLFSGLAFYILRKRYGLLLIGVVLVILDSLIMFGRFGYHYLLISVLLGLVFITYFNGFSKLRSNLLKASLPIFLLLFLTLWITFYRGSKSVLDIFDLFVVTYHTESFSIFDVELKNPSSILYQYSYGLSMLGGIERYWVLVLNKLGIGYLSQTDIVGGYLHQDFDIGVDRFGKPIQLNAYGSIFFTMYRDGGVFGVIFFAAIFGFLFSYFSVSLKNRDPYRFSLLIGLMFILIYGIFQPTTLGPMLPALFFLVVMKFFIQVYNRVRF, from the coding sequence ATGCTCCTTATAACTCTATTTTTTTATATTTCAATTATTATTTGGTTATGCCTTAGTGGATCTCGTTCAATCGCAATAGTTCTTGTTCTCATTTGGTGGGGTAGTTGGAATACCCTGTCGTATCTCTCAATTTCAGGTCTTTTTGTTTTAAGTTTTAATACTCAGTGTATGTATTTTCTTTTCTTTTCTCTTTTTTCATTTTCTTACATTGCACATGAACGAATATTTGAAAGTAATTTTGCTGGAGATTCTAACTTAACAAATAACAACGATTTTTATAGTATTTTGCTTTGGATTTCCATTTGTTTTGTTTTACCAGTGCAGCTGTTTTTCGCATCTCATACGGTTTATATCCTAAAGTATATAATGCCTCCTGCTACGTATAGAAATGATGTATTTGGACTTTTAACTGGATCAGCAACTGTATTTTTTAATTCGAATACAGTTGCACTTTTACATTCACTAGTTATTGGACCTTTTCAATATATCTTGTTGTTTTCAGGTTTAGCTTTTTATATACTAAGAAAGAGGTATGGATTGCTTTTGATTGGAGTCGTATTAGTAATTTTAGATTCGCTGATTATGTTTGGCCGGTTTGGTTACCATTATCTTTTAATTTCGGTTCTTCTTGGGTTAGTTTTTATTACTTATTTTAATGGTTTCTCTAAGTTGCGAAGTAATTTATTAAAGGCTTCATTGCCTATTTTTTTACTACTTTTTTTGACTCTTTGGATTACTTTTTATAGAGGATCAAAATCTGTGTTAGATATTTTTGATTTGTTTGTTGTAACTTACCATACGGAATCTTTTTCAATATTCGACGTGGAACTAAAAAATCCGAGTTCGATATTATATCAATATTCCTATGGATTATCTATGTTAGGCGGAATTGAGAGGTATTGGGTTCTAGTTTTAAATAAGTTGGGAATTGGTTATCTTTCTCAAACGGATATCGTTGGTGGTTATCTTCACCAAGATTTTGATATTGGAGTAGATAGGTTTGGGAAGCCCATTCAATTGAATGCCTATGGTTCAATTTTCTTTACTATGTATCGAGATGGTGGAGTCTTCGGAGTTATCTTTTTTGCTGCTATTTTTGGCTTTTTGTTTTCTTATTTCTCTGTTTCTCTTAAAAACAGAGATCCATATCGCTTCTCTCTACTAATAGGATTAATGTTTATTTTAATTTATGGAATTTTCCAGCCTACAACCTTAGGTCCGATGCTTCCTGCCTTATTTTTTCTTGTTGTTATGAAGTTTTTCATTCAAGTGTACAACCGAGTTAGGTTTTGA
- a CDS encoding polysaccharide biosynthesis protein, with protein sequence MFKNNTLLITGGTGSFGKAVLNRFLSSEIKEIRIFSRDEKKQDDLRKKYNNPKIKFFLGDVRDASSLTGALSGVDYIFHAAALKQVPSCEFFPMEAFKTNVIGTENVLQVAYDLGVKKVICLSTDKAVYPINAMGISKAMMEKVMVAKTRNFDESRMIVCGTRYGNVMASRGSVIPLFVDQLLKKQAFTITDPNMTRFMMTLDDAVELVLYAFENGNNGDIFVQKSPAATIEILAKAILDLFNKKDHPVKTIGTRHGEKLYETLLSREEITSAEDMGDYFRIPPDLRDLNYDKFVEQGEGKISITEDYNSHNTNRLNLEEMKALLLKLSFIRDILDGKEAETWD encoded by the coding sequence ATGTTTAAAAATAATACACTACTCATTACAGGTGGAACTGGTTCTTTCGGGAAAGCAGTTCTGAATCGTTTCTTAAGTTCAGAAATTAAAGAGATCAGAATCTTTAGTCGCGATGAAAAAAAACAAGATGATCTTCGAAAAAAATACAACAATCCCAAGATTAAGTTTTTTTTAGGAGATGTGAGAGATGCCTCCTCTTTAACAGGTGCCCTTTCAGGAGTGGATTATATTTTTCATGCAGCAGCATTGAAGCAGGTTCCTTCTTGTGAATTTTTTCCAATGGAAGCATTTAAAACCAATGTGATTGGAACAGAAAATGTTTTGCAGGTTGCATACGACCTTGGTGTAAAAAAAGTTATTTGTCTAAGCACAGATAAGGCAGTTTACCCCATCAATGCAATGGGAATTTCGAAGGCCATGATGGAAAAAGTTATGGTGGCTAAAACAAGAAATTTTGACGAATCACGTATGATCGTTTGCGGAACCAGGTATGGAAATGTAATGGCATCCAGAGGTTCTGTAATTCCGCTTTTTGTCGACCAACTTTTAAAGAAACAAGCCTTTACGATTACCGATCCGAATATGACTCGTTTTATGATGACTTTGGATGATGCCGTCGAGCTTGTGTTATATGCTTTTGAGAATGGAAACAATGGCGATATTTTTGTTCAAAAATCACCGGCAGCGACGATAGAAATTCTAGCAAAAGCAATCCTCGATCTTTTCAATAAAAAGGATCATCCGGTCAAGACGATCGGTACAAGACATGGCGAAAAATTGTATGAGACGCTTTTGAGTAGGGAAGAAATTACTTCTGCAGAAGACATGGGTGATTATTTTCGTATTCCTCCCGATTTACGGGATTTAAACTATGATAAATTTGTAGAACAAGGTGAAGGAAAAATTTCAATCACGGAAGATTATAATTCTCATAACACAAACAGACTCAATTTGGAAGAAATGAAAGCTCTTCTATTAAAACTTTCTTTTATTCGAGACATTCTTGATGGAAAAGAAGCGGAAACTTGGGATTAA
- a CDS encoding flippase: MKSIFINGFWLIIDKLLKLSVGLIVSVWIVRYLGPEWFGKFNFLNALIVLFGTLISFGSEGILVRMLVSEPEKRDEVLLSAFWIHFTFGILSVLLSFCALWILKPNDGLYFLMLILSVPSLFRCFSVVRFVFEAKLEVKFVVWAENIVFLVLSVVRVCLISYRFPHLALFITFAVEGVISSLLIYFLYLRQNGTISFHFPRLNRVKSILSDSFPLLLAGLAIILYMKVDQIMIGSILGDSQLGLYSVGVRWSEFWYFIPIGLASSFFPNLIKLKNEFSSDYDKRFLLLHGIVFWIAFLGASAVQLFAEPLINVLYGDLFQSSASILKVHIWSGIFVFLGVAGGNFFLIENLQKYTIWKSLFGLAVNVILNYLWIPTYGIMGAAVATLISQFCASTLFLFFFKDLRPLLRFQLLGLFFWNLNIRSFAKKLLEINKNK; encoded by the coding sequence TTGAAATCAATTTTTATTAATGGTTTTTGGCTAATCATAGACAAATTACTTAAATTGTCCGTCGGACTAATTGTAAGTGTTTGGATTGTTAGATATCTTGGGCCCGAATGGTTTGGTAAATTCAATTTTCTTAATGCTTTGATTGTCCTTTTTGGCACGTTAATTTCGTTTGGTTCAGAGGGTATTCTTGTCAGAATGTTAGTCTCGGAGCCAGAAAAACGAGATGAAGTTCTCTTGTCTGCATTTTGGATTCATTTTACATTTGGAATCCTTTCGGTTTTATTGTCTTTTTGTGCGCTTTGGATTTTGAAACCGAATGATGGTTTATATTTCTTAATGCTTATATTGAGCGTTCCATCCTTATTTCGTTGCTTTTCCGTAGTTCGTTTTGTTTTTGAAGCAAAACTTGAGGTAAAGTTTGTAGTATGGGCCGAAAATATTGTTTTTCTGGTTTTATCAGTAGTTCGCGTTTGTTTGATTTCATACAGGTTTCCGCATTTAGCCCTTTTCATTACTTTTGCCGTGGAAGGAGTAATATCTTCGTTATTGATATACTTTCTTTATCTAAGACAGAATGGAACAATTTCGTTTCACTTCCCTCGTTTGAATCGGGTCAAAAGTATATTAAGCGATTCATTTCCACTACTTCTTGCAGGTCTTGCAATTATTTTATATATGAAAGTTGATCAGATTATGATAGGCTCGATATTAGGTGATAGTCAGTTGGGCCTATATAGCGTTGGTGTTCGCTGGAGTGAATTTTGGTACTTTATTCCTATAGGATTAGCATCGTCTTTTTTTCCAAATCTGATCAAATTGAAGAATGAATTTTCATCAGATTATGATAAAAGATTTTTACTTTTGCATGGAATTGTTTTTTGGATTGCTTTTTTAGGTGCTTCTGCAGTTCAACTTTTTGCTGAACCTTTGATTAATGTTTTATATGGTGACTTATTTCAGTCGTCTGCCTCCATATTAAAAGTCCATATTTGGTCTGGCATATTTGTTTTTTTAGGAGTTGCTGGCGGAAATTTTTTTCTGATAGAGAACTTACAAAAGTATACCATTTGGAAAAGTTTATTTGGTTTAGCCGTCAATGTTATTCTTAATTACTTATGGATACCTACCTATGGAATTATGGGGGCTGCAGTTGCTACTCTAATATCTCAGTTCTGCGCTAGTACCCTCTTTTTGTTCTTTTTTAAGGATTTGAGACCATTGTTGAGATTTCAGCTATTGGGATTGTTTTTCTGGAACCTTAATATTCGAAGTTTTGCTAAAAAATTGTTGGAAATAAATAAAAATAAATGA
- a CDS encoding exopolysaccharide biosynthesis polyprenyl glycosylphosphotransferase, protein MKEITRRHSRWFERILLSYLFQFISGGIVLIVASAIPIWGFKFWKSNDPNLYTSLATSLLSFLIATFSLRKLFRLPASESVSYVLPISLICFAFPICIILFLRISYSIQIYVIGFIVTLLWCFAGFFLGRRYRLIRYAILPSNSSADLVSSHGALFSILNSPDLNGQRYNAIVADFNSPMLSPEWEKFLAKCTLARIPVYSEKKIREFVTGRVKIDHLSENVFGSLLPSEFYETVKRWIDFFTSVALIPIFLPLFLLIAILVKLESKGPAFFIQPRMGFRGKVFPMLKFRSMYMDKEGSGFTNPIDDPRITKIGKFIRKYRIDELPQLFNILIGQMSFIGPRPESFELSKWYAKDVPFFAYRHVVRPGISGWAQVEQGYAAEVEGMKVKLEYDFYYIKNFSFWLDLLITFKTIKTIVTGFGAR, encoded by the coding sequence ATGAAGGAGATTACTCGCCGACATTCAAGATGGTTTGAGCGTATTCTGTTAAGTTATTTGTTTCAGTTTATATCCGGTGGGATAGTCTTAATTGTAGCTTCAGCAATTCCCATTTGGGGATTTAAATTTTGGAAATCAAATGATCCAAATTTATACACCTCATTAGCTACTAGCTTATTATCTTTTCTGATTGCTACCTTTAGTTTGCGTAAGTTATTTAGATTACCAGCTTCTGAATCGGTTTCTTATGTTTTACCAATATCATTAATTTGTTTTGCATTTCCTATATGCATTATTCTTTTTTTGCGTATTTCTTATTCGATTCAAATCTACGTTATTGGATTCATAGTAACTTTGTTATGGTGCTTTGCGGGTTTTTTCTTGGGGAGAAGGTATCGATTAATACGGTATGCGATATTACCATCTAATTCCAGTGCTGACTTGGTTAGTTCACATGGGGCATTATTTTCAATTTTGAATTCTCCAGATTTAAATGGACAGAGATATAATGCAATTGTCGCTGATTTCAATAGTCCAATGTTATCTCCTGAATGGGAAAAATTTTTAGCAAAATGCACATTAGCAAGGATCCCTGTTTATTCTGAGAAAAAAATTAGAGAATTTGTAACAGGTAGAGTTAAAATAGACCACCTTTCTGAAAATGTTTTTGGATCACTTTTACCATCTGAGTTTTATGAAACAGTAAAACGATGGATTGATTTTTTTACATCCGTAGCTTTAATTCCGATTTTTTTGCCATTATTTCTTTTGATTGCTATATTGGTTAAACTTGAGTCTAAAGGTCCTGCTTTTTTTATTCAACCTCGAATGGGTTTTCGTGGAAAAGTATTTCCAATGTTAAAGTTTCGAAGTATGTATATGGATAAGGAGGGCAGTGGATTTACGAATCCTATTGATGATCCTCGCATTACGAAAATTGGAAAATTTATTAGGAAATACCGAATTGATGAATTACCACAGTTGTTTAATATTTTAATTGGACAGATGTCTTTTATTGGACCTCGACCTGAGTCATTTGAACTGTCCAAATGGTATGCAAAGGACGTTCCTTTTTTTGCTTATCGTCATGTAGTGCGACCGGGAATAAGTGGCTGGGCTCAAGTCGAACAGGGGTATGCGGCAGAGGTAGAGGGGATGAAGGTAAAGTTAGAATATGATTTTTACTATATTAAGAATTTTTCCTTTTGGCTGGATTTATTGATTACATTTAAAACTATAAAAACAATAGTAACTGGGTTTGGGGCAAGGTGA
- the wecB gene encoding non-hydrolyzing UDP-N-acetylglucosamine 2-epimerase, whose translation MKKLKVFTVIGTRPEIIRLSRVMIALDEVCDHKIIHTGQNYDFELNEIFFQDLGIRKPDYFLEAAGGTGAETIGKIIIGFDELLSKETPDALLVLGDTNSCLAVIPAKRRKIPIFHMEAGNRCFDLRVPEEINRRIVDHTSDINLTYSSIAREYLLREGLPPDQIIKTGSPMYEVLSHYKNRIQSSKILEQLNLKSNEYFLVSAHREENIDSEQNFRSLVDTLNTIAENYNLPVVVSTHPRTQKKIDHYKIQFHKNILLLKPLGFMDYNKLQIESKAVLSDSGTITEESSILKFSALNIREAHERPEGMEEAAVMMVGLSKERILQALALLETEGKDFFNQSRLVGDYSMPNVSAKVVRIILSYTDYVNRIVWKRY comes from the coding sequence ATGAAAAAGTTAAAAGTATTTACTGTAATTGGAACAAGACCAGAGATCATTCGGCTTTCGCGGGTAATGATCGCACTTGATGAAGTATGTGATCACAAAATCATTCATACTGGTCAAAACTACGACTTTGAGCTTAATGAAATTTTCTTTCAAGATTTGGGAATCAGAAAACCTGATTACTTTTTGGAGGCAGCAGGGGGAACTGGAGCTGAGACAATTGGTAAAATTATAATCGGTTTTGATGAATTGTTGTCTAAAGAAACTCCGGATGCTCTCCTTGTGTTAGGTGATACTAATAGTTGTCTTGCTGTGATACCTGCAAAACGACGTAAAATTCCCATATTCCATATGGAGGCTGGAAACCGTTGTTTTGATTTACGAGTTCCAGAAGAAATCAATCGACGGATTGTGGATCATACATCTGATATTAACTTAACGTATAGTTCCATCGCTCGGGAATATTTATTACGCGAAGGATTGCCTCCAGACCAGATAATAAAAACCGGAAGTCCGATGTATGAAGTTTTAAGTCATTATAAAAATAGAATTCAATCTTCAAAAATTTTGGAACAATTGAATCTAAAAAGTAACGAGTATTTTTTAGTATCTGCTCATAGAGAGGAAAATATTGACTCCGAACAAAACTTCCGTTCATTAGTGGATACACTTAATACCATTGCTGAGAATTATAATCTCCCTGTGGTTGTCTCAACTCACCCAAGGACGCAGAAAAAAATAGATCATTATAAGATTCAATTTCATAAAAATATTCTGTTATTAAAACCATTAGGTTTTATGGATTATAACAAACTTCAAATCGAGTCGAAAGCAGTGCTTTCCGATAGCGGAACTATCACAGAGGAATCCTCTATTTTAAAATTTTCTGCTTTAAACATTAGAGAAGCTCATGAAAGACCGGAAGGTATGGAAGAGGCGGCAGTTATGATGGTAGGCCTTAGTAAAGAACGGATCCTTCAAGCACTGGCTTTATTGGAAACGGAAGGAAAAGATTTCTTTAACCAATCTAGATTGGTAGGAGATTATTCTATGCCCAATGTTTCTGCAAAGGTTGTTCGTATTATATTAAGTTATACCGATTATGTGAACAGAATCGTTTGGAAACGATACTGA
- a CDS encoding lipopolysaccharide heptosyltransferase family protein, with protein MIKGLIFLLSNFVQFFFKSGNEYTLINRLDSIGDYILFRNFLSPLKNSKFIQKRKILFLANVAWRSIYEHYDREFADKVIWVNVERLARNRFYRIYILLRLSTFNIGKIIQPTFSRNHIVDFLLLPLSSAQKITSKGDDLNYLKEVKLFNDRQYDQLVDNIDSNQFEFERNRHFFNYLEPVFSLVDLDLPYRKFHDKEKFVSFFIGSSSPFRQLSIENMKFICMEILNHTKYKITILGGKNEAKKGTILSELSDRITSQCGLTNLIETIDFIGNSSAVLSMDSSGVHIAMATKVPKVFCFSNGNHLFRFIPYPKNYKQMIAYFPPLIQMNMSSHKKILYDSFSRGSTIPIDSIDLKKHIKEIIKEINKI; from the coding sequence ATGATCAAAGGGTTAATTTTTTTACTAAGTAATTTTGTTCAGTTTTTTTTTAAATCTGGGAATGAATATACACTAATTAATCGATTGGATTCCATTGGGGATTATATTCTTTTTCGGAATTTTCTTTCCCCGCTAAAAAATTCGAAGTTTATCCAAAAAAGAAAAATCCTTTTTCTGGCAAATGTTGCTTGGCGTTCTATTTATGAACACTATGACCGAGAATTTGCTGATAAGGTTATTTGGGTTAATGTAGAGCGGCTTGCTCGTAATCGATTTTATAGAATCTATATCTTATTGAGATTAAGTACTTTTAATATTGGAAAGATCATTCAACCGACTTTTTCAAGAAATCATATCGTTGATTTTCTTTTATTACCACTCTCATCAGCCCAGAAAATAACTTCAAAAGGAGATGACCTGAACTATTTAAAAGAAGTAAAATTGTTTAATGATCGTCAATATGATCAATTAGTTGATAATATTGATTCGAACCAATTTGAATTTGAAAGAAATCGTCATTTTTTTAATTACTTAGAGCCGGTTTTTTCTTTAGTTGATTTAGATTTACCATATCGAAAATTTCATGATAAGGAAAAGTTTGTTTCTTTTTTTATCGGTTCAAGTTCTCCATTTAGGCAGCTCTCCATTGAGAATATGAAGTTTATTTGTATGGAGATTCTAAATCATACAAAATACAAAATAACAATTCTTGGTGGTAAAAACGAAGCTAAAAAAGGAACCATCTTGTCGGAATTGTCAGATAGGATTACCTCACAATGTGGACTTACAAATTTAATAGAAACAATTGATTTTATTGGTAACTCTTCTGCAGTTTTGTCAATGGATTCTAGCGGTGTGCATATTGCGATGGCTACAAAAGTTCCGAAAGTATTTTGTTTCTCAAATGGAAATCATCTTTTTCGGTTTATCCCTTATCCTAAGAATTATAAACAAATGATAGCATATTTTCCTCCTCTCATTCAGATGAATATGAGTTCACATAAAAAAATACTATACGACTCTTTTTCTCGTGGGTCGACCATACCCATTGATTCAATTGATTTAAAAAAGCATATAAAAGAAATTATAAAAGAAATTAACAAAATATGA
- the wbjC gene encoding UDP-2-acetamido-2,6-beta-L-arabino-hexul-4-ose reductase: MKILITGADGFVASNLQIHISQNKNHEVLLHNKRTTESELFQFLETADFIFHLAGVNRPLSEKEFYIGNADLTKQIVTHLESLNKKTPIVFSSSIQALLTNPYGISKKQGEDSIFEYSKKTGAPVYIYRLPNLFGKFSKPNYNSVVATFCYNVSRSLPIVVNDADKELNLCYIDDLVTSFLETLDGKLSTGFVDVTPVYTISLAELASLISSFRDNREKLLIENVGQGFTRALYSTYISFLPITSCSYSIPKYEDPRGSFVEMLKTKESGQFSFFSALPGVTRGRHYHHTKTEKFLIIRGKAQFRFQHLVTKEYYELVVTDENPTIVDTIPGWTHDITNIGENELIVMLWANEVFNRELPDTIAAEITK; the protein is encoded by the coding sequence ATGAAGATACTCATTACAGGAGCAGATGGATTTGTTGCATCGAACCTACAAATCCATATTTCTCAAAACAAAAATCATGAAGTGTTGTTGCATAATAAAAGAACAACAGAAAGTGAATTATTCCAATTTTTAGAAACAGCAGATTTTATTTTTCATTTAGCGGGAGTGAATCGACCTTTATCGGAAAAAGAATTTTATATAGGCAATGCTGATTTAACAAAACAAATTGTTACACATTTAGAGAGTTTGAATAAAAAAACTCCTATTGTTTTTTCCTCTTCGATTCAAGCACTTCTAACGAATCCATACGGAATTTCAAAGAAACAAGGTGAAGATTCTATCTTTGAGTATAGTAAAAAAACAGGCGCACCTGTATATATTTATCGGTTACCTAATTTGTTTGGGAAGTTTTCAAAACCGAATTATAACTCTGTAGTTGCAACCTTCTGTTACAATGTATCAAGATCTTTACCGATAGTTGTTAACGACGCAGATAAAGAGTTAAATCTATGTTATATCGATGATTTGGTTACTAGTTTTCTAGAAACTTTAGATGGTAAGTTATCAACTGGTTTTGTTGATGTAACACCAGTATATACAATCTCACTTGCAGAATTAGCAAGTTTAATTTCTAGTTTTAGAGACAATAGGGAAAAACTATTGATCGAAAATGTTGGTCAAGGTTTCACTAGAGCATTATATTCAACCTATATTAGTTTTTTGCCGATAACCTCCTGCAGTTATTCCATACCAAAATATGAAGATCCGAGGGGTTCTTTTGTTGAGATGTTGAAAACAAAGGAATCCGGTCAGTTTTCTTTCTTTTCTGCATTACCAGGTGTTACACGAGGAAGGCATTACCATCATACGAAAACGGAAAAGTTTTTAATTATTAGGGGCAAGGCACAGTTTCGTTTCCAACATTTGGTCACAAAGGAATATTATGAGTTAGTGGTAACTGACGAAAACCCAACGATTGTTGATACGATTCCAGGTTGGACCCATGATATTACAAATATTGGCGAAAATGAATTGATAGTTATGCTTTGGGCAAACGAAGTTTTTAACAGAGAGCTACCTGATACTATTGCCGCTGAAATCACAAAATGA
- a CDS encoding AglZ/HisF2 family acetamidino modification protein: MLRPRIIPCLLVKDGGLVKTQRFSEPKYVGDPINAVKIFNEKEADELIVIDIDATRYAKEPDLKLLQNLANESRMPLCYGGGVKTVIQAKAVVSMGIEKVALSSIVVENPNIVSNIADEIGSQSVVAVLDIKKKKLSSNYEIWTHNGTKNSKIDPVDFSLRLQSLGVGEIVINSIDYDGMMNGLDFPILEKIYNQLTIPMTILGGVGSLKDIEEAVQKFKFIGVGVGSFFVFKGKYRAVMINYPTIEERDSFSKDL; the protein is encoded by the coding sequence ATGCTAAGACCAAGAATCATTCCTTGTTTATTAGTAAAAGATGGCGGTCTTGTGAAAACACAGAGGTTTTCGGAACCCAAATATGTAGGTGATCCGATTAATGCTGTAAAAATCTTTAATGAAAAAGAAGCTGATGAGTTGATTGTAATAGATATTGATGCAACTCGATATGCTAAGGAACCTGATTTAAAACTTTTACAAAACCTTGCAAATGAAAGTCGAATGCCTTTGTGCTATGGGGGAGGCGTAAAAACAGTTATTCAAGCTAAAGCCGTTGTTTCTATGGGTATAGAAAAGGTGGCTTTAAGTTCTATCGTAGTAGAGAATCCTAATATTGTCTCGAATATTGCAGATGAAATAGGTAGTCAAAGTGTTGTAGCTGTGCTTGATATAAAGAAAAAAAAGTTAAGCTCTAACTATGAAATTTGGACTCATAACGGGACAAAAAATTCTAAAATAGACCCTGTTGATTTTTCACTTAGACTTCAAAGTTTGGGTGTAGGAGAAATAGTGATAAACTCAATCGATTATGATGGTATGATGAATGGTTTAGATTTTCCTATTCTTGAAAAAATTTACAATCAACTAACAATTCCGATGACAATCCTCGGTGGTGTTGGTAGCTTAAAAGATATTGAAGAAGCAGTGCAAAAATTTAAGTTTATTGGCGTCGGTGTAGGTAGCTTCTTTGTTTTTAAAGGGAAGTATCGTGCTGTGATGATTAATTACCCAACAATAGAAGAACGAGATAGTTTTTCTAAAGACCTATAG